Proteins from a genomic interval of Rosa chinensis cultivar Old Blush chromosome 2, RchiOBHm-V2, whole genome shotgun sequence:
- the LOC112183662 gene encoding shikimate O-hydroxycinnamoyltransferase, which translates to MSINVRVRESRVVKPSEETPRHALWISNLDVVISNTHMGSVYFYRRQTGVLGDNFFEPHVLKDALSKVLMPFYPIAGRLTRNEDGRLQIDCNAEGVLFVEAESSSVVDDCGDFAPTLEFRRLIPAVDYTAGISSYPLLVLQVTYFKCGGVSLGVGMEHRVADGYSGLHLINTWSDIARGLDLTIPPFIDRTLLCARDPPRPAFPHIEYQPGPSMKTPLDASQMTPTVVSIFKLTPDQLNTLKAKFKQDGNNTIKFSSYEMLAGHIWRCACKARRLPDDQETKLHVATDGRSRLKPSLPPGYFGNVIFSAGPFAAAGDLQSKPIWYASSCIQNTLSRMDDEYLRSAIDYLEIQPDLSALVRGAHSFRCPKMGITSWVRLPIHDADFGWGRPIFMGPGGIAVEGLCFILPSVSKDGSLSVAISLQAEHMKSFSKFLYDI; encoded by the exons ATGTCGATCAACGTGAGAGTGCGGGAGTCAAGGGTGGTGAAGCCATCAGAGGAGACACCTCGACATGCActgtggatttccaacttggacGTAGTGATATCCAACACTCACATGGGCAGCGTTTACTTCTACCGGAGGCAAACCGGTGTCCTTGGTGATAACTTCTTCGAGCCGCACGTGCTAAAGGACGCACTCAGCAAGGTCCTCATGCCCTTCTACCCCATAGCCGGTCGACTGACACGAAATGAGGATGGTCGGCTGCAAATCGATTGCAATGCGGAGGGTGTGCTGTTTGTTGAGGCGGAAAGCAGCTCCGTCGTGGATGACTGTGGGGACTTTGCTCCCACCCTCGAGTTCCGGCGGCTCATCCCCGCCGTTGATTATACCGCTGGGATATCCTCTTATCCTCTCCTGGTCTTACAG GTTACATATTTCAAATGCGGCGGAGTGTCACTTGGTGTTGGCATGGAACACCGGGTTGCAGATGGATATTCAGGTCTCCATCTTATAAATACATGGTCTGATATCGCTCGTGGCCTCGACCTTACAATTCCACCATTCATCGACCGCACACTACTATGTGCCCGAGATCCGCCCCGGCCTGCATTCCCCCACATCGAATACCAACCCGGTCCGTCTATGAAAACTCCTCTTGATGCTTCTCAGATGACACCAACAGTGGTCTCCATTTTCAAGCTGACACCAGACCAGCTCAACACCTTGAAAGCCAAGTTTAAACAAGATGGGAACAACACCATCAAGTTCAGCTCATATGAAATGTTGGCAGGTCATATATGGCGATGTGCATGCAAGGCACGCCGACTCCCCGATGATCAAGAGACCAAACTGCATGTCGCCACTGATGGAAGGTCCAGACTGAAGCCTTCACTCCCTCCGGGTTACTTTGGCAACGTGATTTTCTCAGCCGGGCCATTCGCTGCAGCAGGGGATCTCCAATCTAAACCGATTTGGTATGCTTCAAGCTGTATACAAAATACTTTGTCACGTATGGACGATGAGTATCTTAGATCAGCAATCGACTATCTTGAGATTCAGCCGGATCTTTCGGCACTTGTTCGCGGGGCTCATAGTTTTCGCTGCCCAAAAATGGGGATTACTAGTTGGGTTAGGCTGCCGATCCATGATGCTGATTTCGGCTGGGGTCGACCCATTTTCATGGGACCTGGAGGGATTGCAGTTGAAGGCTTGTGCTTCATTTTACCGAGTGTAAGTAAAGACGGGAGCTTATCAGTGGCCATTTCACTCCAAGCTGAACATATGAAATCGTTTTCGAAGTTCTTATATGACATATAA